Proteins encoded within one genomic window of Alcanivorax sp. REN37:
- a CDS encoding LysE family translocator, producing MTLSLWQLLLYIPACFALNMIPGPNNLLSVHNAARYGLRAACVAGFGRIIAFAIMIALTVVGLAALLTTSAAFFWVVKIAGGLYLLWMAWQLWRAPTVDSVISRATNEPAPLWALARQEFLVAAGNPKAILIFTAFLPQFVTPGGDVSLQLMQIGTLFLMLELVAIALYGYLGANLQRLLASARNKQRFNRICGTLLGVAGASVLAATRL from the coding sequence ATGACCCTCTCTTTGTGGCAGCTGTTGCTGTACATCCCAGCGTGCTTTGCGCTGAACATGATTCCCGGTCCCAATAACCTGTTGTCAGTGCACAACGCGGCGCGCTATGGCTTGCGTGCGGCCTGCGTGGCGGGCTTCGGGCGTATTATCGCGTTCGCGATCATGATCGCGTTGACAGTGGTGGGGCTGGCGGCGTTGCTGACCACTTCGGCGGCGTTCTTCTGGGTAGTGAAAATTGCCGGTGGCCTGTACCTGCTGTGGATGGCCTGGCAACTGTGGCGGGCGCCGACGGTGGATTCCGTCATCAGCCGTGCCACCAACGAGCCGGCGCCGCTGTGGGCGTTGGCGCGCCAGGAGTTTTTGGTGGCGGCTGGCAATCCCAAGGCGATCCTGATCTTCACCGCGTTTCTGCCGCAGTTTGTGACCCCGGGCGGTGACGTGAGCCTACAACTGATGCAAATCGGCACCCTGTTCCTGATGCTGGAACTGGTGGCGATCGCGCTGTATGGCTATCTCGGCGCCAACCTGCAGCGTCTGCTGGCGAGCGCGCGCAACAAGCAGCGCTTTAACCGTATCTGCGGCACCTTGCTGGGTGTGGCAGGGGCCAGTGTGTTGGCGGCGACGCGGTTGTGA
- a CDS encoding glutathione S-transferase family protein, whose translation MALTLYGALISPFVRKVRLALTEKGLAHEVVHIDPFNPPADYPQLNPLKRIPALVDGDLTLADSAVICDYLEQRYPQPALYPVDPAERARALWYEKLADYEVAPWSTFTVFRQRVLLPLKGQSPDEDAIQKALNERLPPLFDLFEARLAQQSWLAGNALSVADLAITCQLVNFGYGQEQVDAARWPALAAHGERVRARASFVTVFSEEQALVAKLMAARAR comes from the coding sequence ATGGCCCTCACGCTGTATGGCGCTTTGATCTCCCCGTTCGTGCGCAAAGTGCGCCTGGCCCTCACCGAAAAAGGGCTGGCCCACGAGGTCGTGCACATCGACCCATTCAATCCGCCGGCGGATTATCCGCAGTTGAACCCGCTTAAGCGCATTCCAGCGTTGGTGGATGGCGATCTGACGCTGGCCGATTCGGCAGTGATTTGCGACTACCTGGAACAGCGCTACCCGCAGCCGGCGCTGTATCCCGTCGACCCGGCAGAGCGCGCGCGAGCGCTGTGGTACGAAAAGCTGGCCGATTATGAAGTGGCGCCGTGGAGCACCTTCACGGTATTCCGCCAACGGGTGCTGCTGCCGTTGAAGGGCCAGTCGCCCGATGAAGACGCTATCCAGAAGGCCCTCAACGAGCGCCTGCCACCGCTGTTTGATCTATTCGAAGCGCGTTTGGCGCAGCAGTCGTGGCTGGCCGGCAACGCCCTGAGCGTGGCGGACCTGGCCATCACCTGCCAGCTGGTCAATTTCGGGTATGGCCAAGAACAAGTGGATGCGGCGCGGTGGCCAGCACTGGCCGCCCACGGTGAACGGGTACGCGCGCGGGCGTCGTTTGTCACGGTGTTCAGTGAAGAACAAGCGCTGGTGGCCAAGTTGATGGCAGCGCGGGCGCGTTAA
- a CDS encoding LysR family transcriptional regulator — translation MLERRHLETLSAIRQHGSLVEAAEHLHVTQSALSHQLKELEGRLGLQLLHRRTRPLRFTNPGLKVLELADQVLPQMQALERELRRMAAGESGRMHVAIECHSCFQWLMPALDRFRGLWPGVTLDLSAAFSFAPLPALVRGDLDLVITSDPDTTEAVQWAPLFRYELVLAVANDHPLARRRNVAPEDLAGVTLITYPVERDRLDVFTAFLDPAGVTPSAVRTAELTPMMIQLAASGRGVVALPNWALTEYLEPGLVTAVSLGEAGVWRTLYAGVRSEDADSPYLQDFIGLAREHCFRSLAGIRAPE, via the coding sequence ATGCTCGAACGTCGCCATCTGGAAACGCTCAGCGCTATCCGTCAGCACGGCAGTCTGGTGGAGGCCGCAGAGCATCTGCATGTCACCCAGTCGGCGCTGTCACACCAGCTCAAAGAGCTGGAAGGGCGGCTCGGTTTGCAGTTGTTGCACCGGCGCACGCGACCGCTGCGCTTCACTAATCCGGGGTTGAAAGTGCTGGAGCTGGCCGATCAAGTGCTGCCGCAGATGCAGGCGCTGGAGCGTGAACTGCGGCGTATGGCCGCCGGCGAAAGCGGGCGCATGCATGTGGCGATTGAGTGCCACTCCTGCTTCCAGTGGCTGATGCCGGCGCTGGACCGCTTCCGTGGCCTATGGCCAGGCGTAACGCTGGACCTGTCGGCGGCATTCTCGTTCGCGCCGCTGCCGGCACTGGTGCGCGGTGATCTGGATCTGGTGATCACCTCCGATCCAGACACCACCGAAGCCGTGCAGTGGGCGCCGTTATTCCGCTATGAACTGGTGCTGGCGGTGGCCAACGACCACCCGCTGGCGCGCCGGCGCAATGTGGCGCCGGAGGATTTGGCCGGTGTCACCCTGATCACCTACCCGGTGGAACGCGATCGGTTGGATGTGTTCACCGCCTTCCTGGATCCGGCCGGCGTCACCCCGAGCGCCGTTCGCACCGCCGAACTGACGCCGATGATGATCCAGCTAGCGGCCAGCGGCCGCGGTGTGGTGGCGCTGCCGAACTGGGCGCTGACCGAATACTTGGAGCCGGGCTTAGTGACAGCAGTATCGTTGGGTGAAGCCGGCGTCTGGCGCACGCTCTATGCCGGTGTGCGCAGCGAGGACGCCGACTCACCTTATTTGCAGGATTTCATCGGACTGGCGCGCGAACATTGCTTCCGCTCTTTGGCCGGAATTCGCGCGCCGGAGTGA
- a CDS encoding DMT family transporter, producing the protein MADPVSPTRWHYLLPLTTVLIWSGNTLVTKLAHGRIDPEAILFYRWLLAALLMTPLLLPLLWRQRHLLRPHLLRLLVLGVLGMVVYQGLAYYAAATTSATNMAILLALSPLLAGLIGSALTADRLTWGVVIGGLVSFAGVVWLISGGAPLTLLHTRPQPGDALMLIAVTANALYGALLLRWQFPFSHWLQLYIQILAAMLVLTPWFAVTTTAPVTAAGLPLVLYAGVLASVGAPLLWIKSIQALGPGRASLFLNLTPVFVALAAMLWLDEQLAGYHLVGGLLALAGVALGQRIRRPLRR; encoded by the coding sequence ATGGCTGATCCCGTCTCCCCCACCCGCTGGCACTATCTGCTGCCGCTGACCACGGTTCTGATCTGGTCCGGTAACACGCTGGTGACCAAACTCGCCCACGGCCGCATCGACCCGGAAGCGATTCTGTTTTATCGCTGGCTGCTGGCGGCGCTGTTGATGACGCCGCTACTGCTGCCGTTGCTGTGGCGCCAACGCCATCTATTGCGCCCTCACCTGCTGCGACTGCTGGTGCTGGGAGTGCTCGGCATGGTGGTGTACCAAGGGCTGGCCTATTACGCCGCGGCCACCACCAGTGCCACCAACATGGCGATCCTGCTGGCGCTGTCGCCGCTGCTGGCCGGTCTGATCGGCAGCGCTCTCACCGCCGACCGACTGACGTGGGGCGTGGTGATCGGTGGGCTGGTGTCATTTGCCGGGGTGGTGTGGCTGATTTCCGGCGGCGCGCCGCTGACGCTGCTGCACACCCGCCCACAGCCGGGCGACGCACTGATGCTGATTGCCGTCACCGCCAACGCGCTGTACGGAGCGCTGCTACTGCGTTGGCAGTTTCCGTTCAGCCACTGGCTGCAGCTCTATATCCAGATCCTGGCCGCCATGCTGGTGCTGACGCCGTGGTTTGCGGTCACCACCACCGCCCCGGTCACTGCTGCCGGGCTGCCGCTGGTGCTGTATGCCGGGGTGCTGGCCTCGGTGGGCGCGCCGCTGCTGTGGATCAAGAGCATCCAAGCACTCGGCCCCGGCCGCGCCAGTCTGTTCCTCAACCTGACCCCGGTGTTCGTGGCGCTGGCCGCCATGCTGTGGCTGGATGAGCAACTGGCCGGTTACCACCTGGTGGGGGGATTGCTGGCCTTGGCCGGGGTGGCGCTGGGACAGCGCATCCGGCGGCCGCTGCGGCGGTGA
- a CDS encoding DUF4917 family protein, with translation MATTLVPWPQLASTFDDGLILGNGASIAVCPAFHYRTLRQHVEQRAPQLAALYQAAGSANAERALGWHRRRHPQDPLPRHQLRLHLLQALQQHHVSHATLAPLLPRLRRFLSRFRTVATLNYDAIARWAAACPAPSVRPIGWQPDGDNTLLVFPHGQLSEHGSVVCAGSAAEKRRAIAGHHYLRQVYEGVLPNMAESLVIYGWSLGPQDRHIVAQLGRQRRLRRVAVAVYRHDPLVMRRAQRLFGNGRRELVFFDAESPGCWAQAEVEHSGQCSPHGNVSAM, from the coding sequence ATGGCAACAACCTTGGTTCCCTGGCCGCAGTTGGCATCCACCTTTGATGACGGCCTGATTCTCGGCAACGGCGCCAGCATCGCCGTCTGCCCCGCCTTTCATTACCGCACGCTGCGCCAACATGTGGAGCAGCGTGCACCGCAACTGGCAGCGCTCTACCAAGCCGCCGGCAGCGCCAACGCCGAGCGCGCCTTGGGTTGGCACCGGCGCCGCCATCCACAGGATCCGCTGCCGCGCCATCAGCTACGTCTGCATCTGCTGCAGGCGCTGCAACAGCACCACGTCAGTCACGCCACGCTGGCGCCGCTGCTGCCACGGCTGCGCCGTTTCCTCAGCCGCTTCCGCACCGTCGCCACGCTCAACTATGACGCCATCGCGCGCTGGGCGGCGGCCTGTCCGGCACCCAGTGTACGCCCGATCGGCTGGCAGCCGGACGGCGACAACACTCTGCTGGTGTTTCCCCATGGCCAGTTGAGCGAACACGGCAGCGTGGTGTGCGCCGGCTCCGCCGCGGAAAAACGCCGCGCCATAGCCGGCCACCATTACCTGCGTCAGGTCTATGAGGGCGTGCTGCCCAACATGGCGGAATCGCTGGTGATCTATGGTTGGAGTCTGGGGCCCCAGGACCGCCACATCGTTGCCCAGCTCGGTCGCCAGCGGCGACTGCGACGGGTGGCGGTAGCGGTCTACCGCCACGACCCACTGGTGATGCGCCGCGCCCAGCGGTTGTTCGGCAACGGACGGCGCGAACTGGTGTTTTTCGACGCGGAAAGCCCCGGTTGCTGGGCCCAGGCCGAGGTTGAACACAGCGGCCAGTGCTCGCCACACGGCAATGTCTCCGCCATGTGA
- a CDS encoding AraC family transcriptional regulator — protein sequence MLDQALLLDDAGRPFTQNGPTFSEDWDQVAAFCRQVYMPFRVQPAAPRTAPAATMRLAQIGRITLTRFAYGVPVHLDRFDPDAGNILVLNTLRGTLRHQQDGGQHVSTAAGDSFVVDCSRTDYWLDADASHMQLNLTIPHDVVENIATRWLGGRPDPQLWTQRVAFGGTGSRWHTLLAYAVRSIQADGSLLLGTNAAAHLEEMLCVELLQAWSERAGLPLRAATAAAPHYVCRAEQIMAAEAAQPPTIGAIAERVGVSTRALSDGFRRTRGMTPQQFLRQRRLEGFHRALQQARPGDTITTVAADWGFVNLGALAKRYYEHFGQLPSRTLAQRRHN from the coding sequence ATGTTGGATCAAGCCCTGCTGCTGGATGACGCCGGCCGTCCTTTTACTCAAAACGGGCCGACCTTCTCGGAGGACTGGGATCAGGTCGCGGCGTTCTGCCGCCAGGTCTACATGCCGTTCCGGGTGCAGCCAGCGGCGCCACGCACAGCGCCGGCGGCCACCATGCGCTTAGCGCAGATCGGCCGCATCACCCTTACTCGCTTTGCCTACGGTGTGCCGGTGCATCTGGACCGCTTCGATCCGGATGCCGGCAACATTTTGGTGCTCAACACCCTGCGCGGCACGCTGCGCCATCAACAAGATGGCGGCCAGCATGTCAGCACCGCCGCCGGCGACAGTTTCGTAGTGGACTGCTCGCGCACCGACTACTGGCTGGACGCCGACGCCAGCCACATGCAACTCAACCTGACCATTCCCCATGATGTGGTGGAAAACATCGCCACTCGCTGGCTGGGCGGCCGCCCCGATCCGCAGCTGTGGACTCAGCGCGTCGCCTTCGGCGGCACCGGTTCCCGTTGGCACACACTGCTGGCGTACGCGGTGCGCTCGATCCAAGCCGATGGCAGCCTGCTACTGGGCACCAACGCCGCCGCACATCTGGAGGAAATGTTGTGTGTGGAACTGCTGCAAGCTTGGAGCGAACGCGCCGGCCTGCCGCTGCGTGCCGCCACGGCGGCGGCGCCCCATTATGTGTGCCGCGCCGAGCAGATCATGGCCGCCGAAGCAGCGCAGCCGCCCACCATCGGCGCCATTGCTGAACGCGTGGGGGTGTCCACCCGCGCGCTATCGGATGGCTTCCGTCGCACCCGTGGTATGACGCCACAGCAGTTCCTGCGCCAGCGCAGGCTGGAAGGCTTCCATCGTGCTCTGCAGCAAGCGCGCCCCGGTGACACCATCACCACCGTGGCTGCGGACTGGGGCTTCGTCAATCTGGGCGCGCTGGCCAAGCGCTACTACGAGCACTTCGGCCAGCTACCGTCCCGCACCTTGGCGCAGCGGCGACACAACTGA
- a CDS encoding serine hydrolase domain-containing protein codes for MQLPTSSLDGILQRAVSATPAVPGVVAMVTDRDRTLYSGAAGVQGPGAAPMAEDTVFAMFSTTKAVAGTAVLQCVEEGLLDLDAPAKDYLPAIAGLQVLDGFDGQGQPQLRAPKTDLTARHLLTHTGGFAYDFFNEKYLTLALEHGQPSVISCTRAALETPLLFDPGSQWEYGTNIDWAGLIVEQLRGQRLSQVLRERVFEPLAMRDIGFTRSPSMRERTAAVYAREANGGLQDMNLFLPDQPEVDCGGHGLYASIPEYMKFIRMWLNDGAGPSGQVLKPDTVAMATRNQLLPHQRVKLLPGVIPALSNDAEMYPGLRKGWSFTFMTLEEDAPTGRPSGSVGWAGLANLYYWIDRHHGIGGFWASQVLPFADPASYGGYLEFETEVYRAVRGG; via the coding sequence ATGCAGCTTCCGACTTCGTCCCTTGACGGCATCCTGCAACGAGCGGTATCAGCCACCCCAGCGGTCCCTGGCGTGGTGGCCATGGTCACCGACCGCGATCGGACCCTTTATTCCGGCGCCGCTGGCGTGCAAGGCCCCGGCGCCGCGCCGATGGCCGAGGACACCGTGTTCGCCATGTTCTCTACCACCAAGGCAGTGGCCGGCACCGCGGTGCTGCAGTGCGTAGAAGAAGGACTGCTGGATTTGGACGCGCCGGCGAAGGACTACCTGCCGGCCATTGCTGGCCTGCAAGTACTGGACGGCTTCGATGGGCAGGGTCAGCCGCAACTGCGGGCGCCTAAAACCGACTTGACGGCGCGTCACCTGCTCACCCACACCGGCGGCTTTGCTTACGATTTCTTCAACGAGAAATACCTCACCCTGGCGCTCGAGCATGGCCAGCCCAGTGTCATCAGCTGCACCCGCGCGGCGCTGGAGACACCGCTGCTGTTTGATCCCGGCAGTCAGTGGGAGTACGGCACCAACATCGATTGGGCTGGATTGATCGTGGAGCAGCTGCGCGGCCAGCGCCTTAGCCAAGTGTTGCGCGAGCGGGTGTTCGAGCCGCTGGCGATGCGCGACATTGGCTTCACCCGCAGCCCCTCCATGCGCGAGCGCACCGCGGCGGTGTACGCACGCGAAGCCAACGGCGGCTTGCAAGACATGAACCTGTTTCTGCCGGACCAGCCGGAGGTGGACTGCGGCGGGCACGGGCTGTACGCCAGCATTCCCGAATATATGAAGTTCATCCGCATGTGGCTGAACGACGGCGCCGGGCCCAGTGGCCAGGTGCTGAAACCGGATACCGTGGCCATGGCCACCCGCAACCAGCTACTGCCCCACCAGCGCGTCAAGCTGCTGCCTGGAGTAATACCGGCGCTATCGAACGATGCAGAAATGTACCCCGGTCTGCGCAAAGGTTGGTCATTCACCTTTATGACCTTGGAGGAAGATGCTCCCACCGGACGCCCGAGCGGCAGCGTCGGTTGGGCTGGACTGGCAAACCTCTACTACTGGATCGACCGCCACCACGGCATCGGCGGCTTCTGGGCCAGCCAAGTGTTGCCGTTTGCCGATCCGGCGTCCTATGGCGGTTACTTGGAATTTGAAACCGAGGTCTACCGGGCAGTGCGTGGCGGCTAA
- a CDS encoding DUF4351 domain-containing protein — MNNNKWPRHSREHSHSMRHYPEPASQPRRSRSARRHSADSEQRLLLRLLTARFGTLPAPLEARVRGAEPSQLELWTHRMLQVERLEQVFVDA; from the coding sequence ATGAACAACAACAAGTGGCCACGCCACAGCAGGGAACACAGTCACAGCATGCGTCATTACCCGGAGCCGGCGTCGCAACCGCGGCGGTCCCGCAGTGCCCGGCGCCACAGCGCCGACAGCGAGCAACGACTGTTGCTGCGTTTGCTCACCGCCCGTTTCGGTACGTTGCCAGCGCCGCTGGAGGCGCGCGTGCGCGGCGCCGAGCCGTCGCAACTGGAGCTGTGGACCCACCGCATGCTGCAGGTAGAGCGGCTGGAGCAAGTGTTCGTCGACGCCTGA
- the ligA gene encoding NAD-dependent DNA ligase LigA: MSQDDLFAAPAGDAERAAALRAQLQDWSYRYYVLDDPGVPDAEYDRAFRALQALEQQHPELVTPDSPTQRVGDRPLEGFATVQHDVPMLSLGNVFDDDELADFDRRIRERLDISTEVDYVGEPKLDGLAVSLLYEDGRLVRAATRGDGTTGEDITLNVRTMRSVPLVLRGQAPARLEVRGEVIITHAGFEALNQRQLADGAKPFANPRNAAAGSLRQLDPAITAQRPLELHAYAVAQLDGQPWPARHSDLLALLRDWGFRVNSHVRVCAGLAALERFYRELLAGRDGLGYDIDGVVYKVDRLDWQQDLGFVSRAPRWAVAHKFPAQEEITVLEGVDFQVGRTGAITPVARLTPVQVGGVTVSNATLHNMDEVQRLDLHIGDSVVLYRAGDVIPKVVRVLPERRPADAATIVLPTACPACGSDVFVPDGEVVARCSGGLVCPAQRKEALRHFASRRALDVDGLGEKLVDALVDKGWVQSPADLFALRVEQVASLERMGDKSAENLMQALERSKDTSLARFLYALGIREVGEATAQGLAQHFGRLALLMAADEQALQEVPDVGPVVASNVQHFFAEPHNRAVIEALLAAGVRFDEHDPAERPAADQLPLAGQTWVLTGTLSQLTRDAAKGLLQQLGAKVSGSVSKKTHAVVAGEAAGSKLAKAEELGITVLDEDALVALLNEHGLTAKP; encoded by the coding sequence ATGAGCCAGGACGATCTGTTTGCCGCGCCGGCCGGCGATGCCGAGCGCGCCGCTGCCCTGCGTGCGCAGCTACAAGATTGGAGCTACCGCTACTACGTGCTCGATGATCCGGGCGTGCCGGATGCCGAATACGACCGCGCCTTCCGCGCGTTGCAAGCGCTGGAGCAGCAGCACCCCGAACTGGTGACGCCGGATTCTCCCACCCAGCGCGTCGGCGACCGGCCACTGGAAGGCTTTGCCACCGTCCAGCACGACGTGCCGATGCTGTCGCTCGGCAATGTGTTCGATGACGACGAGTTGGCCGACTTTGACCGCCGTATCCGCGAGCGGCTCGACATCAGCACCGAGGTGGATTACGTCGGCGAGCCCAAGCTCGATGGTTTAGCGGTGAGCTTGCTGTACGAAGACGGCCGGCTGGTGCGCGCTGCCACGCGCGGCGATGGCACCACCGGCGAAGACATCACCCTCAATGTGCGCACCATGCGCTCGGTGCCGTTGGTGCTGCGTGGCCAGGCTCCGGCGCGGCTGGAGGTGCGTGGCGAAGTGATCATCACCCACGCCGGTTTCGAAGCGCTCAACCAGCGTCAATTGGCCGACGGCGCCAAGCCATTCGCCAATCCTCGCAACGCCGCTGCCGGCAGCCTGCGCCAGCTGGACCCGGCGATCACCGCTCAGCGGCCGCTGGAACTGCATGCCTATGCGGTGGCGCAGTTGGACGGGCAGCCGTGGCCGGCGCGCCACAGCGACTTGCTGGCGCTGCTGCGCGACTGGGGCTTTCGCGTCAACAGTCACGTGCGGGTGTGTGCTGGGCTGGCGGCGCTGGAACGCTTCTACCGTGAGTTGCTGGCCGGCCGTGACGGCCTCGGCTATGACATCGATGGCGTGGTGTACAAAGTCGACCGGCTCGACTGGCAGCAAGACCTGGGCTTTGTGTCGCGCGCCCCGCGCTGGGCGGTGGCACACAAATTCCCCGCCCAGGAAGAAATCACCGTGCTGGAAGGGGTCGACTTCCAGGTCGGCCGTACCGGCGCCATCACGCCGGTGGCGCGGCTGACGCCGGTGCAGGTGGGCGGCGTCACGGTCAGCAACGCCACGTTGCACAACATGGATGAAGTACAGCGGCTGGATCTGCATATCGGTGACAGCGTGGTGCTTTACCGCGCCGGCGATGTGATTCCGAAAGTGGTGCGGGTGTTGCCCGAGCGGCGTCCAGCGGATGCCGCCACCATCGTGCTACCCACCGCGTGCCCGGCCTGTGGCAGCGATGTGTTCGTGCCAGACGGCGAAGTGGTGGCCCGTTGCAGCGGCGGGCTGGTGTGCCCGGCCCAGCGCAAGGAGGCCCTGCGTCACTTTGCTTCCCGCCGGGCGCTGGATGTGGACGGCCTCGGCGAAAAGCTGGTGGATGCGCTGGTGGACAAAGGCTGGGTGCAGTCGCCGGCGGACTTATTCGCATTACGGGTAGAGCAGGTGGCGTCGCTGGAGCGCATGGGCGACAAGTCCGCCGAGAACCTGATGCAGGCGTTGGAGCGCAGCAAAGACACCAGCTTGGCGCGGTTCCTCTATGCGCTCGGTATCCGCGAGGTGGGCGAAGCGACGGCCCAAGGGCTAGCCCAGCATTTTGGCCGGCTGGCGCTGCTGATGGCAGCGGACGAGCAGGCGTTGCAAGAAGTGCCCGACGTCGGCCCAGTGGTGGCCAGCAACGTGCAGCACTTCTTCGCCGAGCCGCATAACCGGGCGGTGATCGAAGCGCTGTTGGCGGCCGGGGTACGGTTTGATGAGCACGATCCAGCTGAACGCCCGGCGGCGGACCAACTGCCGTTGGCTGGCCAGACCTGGGTGCTCACCGGCACGCTCAGCCAGCTCACCCGCGATGCCGCAAAAGGACTGTTGCAGCAGTTGGGAGCTAAAGTCAGCGGCAGTGTGTCGAAGAAAACTCACGCAGTGGTGGCGGGCGAGGCGGCGGGCAGCAAATTGGCCAAGGCTGAGGAGCTTGGCATCACCGTACTGGATGAAGACGCCTTGGTTGCGCTGCTGAACGAACACGGGTTAACTGCCAAACCATGA
- the zipA gene encoding cell division protein ZipA translates to MGLNLETLVGILVILILLIAADGFRRMLRERATRLRMSIRPSRRKVQDDDDDHSNDEHNPELPSGGARRVQRHVAAPGPDSQQALFDDEPDDELYAQLEPEEPEPVRAAPAARPDPLADKVPPRPAAPRQDLPQPAPAARAEPSRAARTPAPAAEPMEVVVVHLVAPAGERFAGATLLALLLESGLRYGEMDIFHCHRNEQGRDVLQFSMANAVVPGTFDIDAMEEQLYAGMTFFMGLPGPSRPVAALERMLDTVRMLAEALGGELKDEHRNVLTPQTMEHLRERVREFERRWHLLQEQ, encoded by the coding sequence ATGGGCCTGAATCTTGAAACCCTGGTTGGCATTTTAGTCATCCTGATCCTGCTGATTGCCGCTGACGGCTTTCGGCGCATGCTGCGCGAGCGGGCCACCCGCCTGCGCATGAGCATTCGGCCGTCACGGCGCAAGGTGCAGGATGATGACGACGACCACAGTAACGATGAACACAATCCGGAGCTGCCCTCCGGCGGCGCCCGACGGGTGCAGCGCCATGTGGCCGCGCCCGGCCCCGACAGCCAGCAGGCGCTGTTCGATGACGAGCCGGACGACGAGTTGTACGCGCAGCTAGAGCCGGAAGAACCGGAGCCAGTGCGCGCCGCGCCCGCCGCGCGTCCGGACCCGCTGGCCGATAAGGTGCCGCCGCGTCCGGCGGCGCCACGCCAAGATCTGCCGCAACCGGCTCCGGCGGCGCGTGCTGAGCCGAGCCGTGCGGCGCGCACGCCCGCACCGGCGGCCGAGCCAATGGAAGTGGTGGTGGTGCATTTGGTTGCCCCCGCGGGTGAGCGCTTTGCCGGCGCTACTTTGCTGGCGCTGCTGCTGGAAAGCGGTCTGCGCTATGGCGAAATGGACATCTTCCACTGCCATCGCAATGAGCAGGGGCGCGACGTGCTGCAGTTTTCCATGGCCAATGCGGTGGTGCCCGGCACCTTCGATATCGACGCCATGGAAGAACAGCTGTACGCCGGCATGACTTTCTTCATGGGCCTGCCCGGCCCGTCGCGGCCAGTGGCGGCGCTGGAGCGCATGCTTGATACCGTGCGCATGCTGGCCGAAGCCCTCGGCGGCGAACTCAAAGACGAGCACCGTAATGTGCTCACCCCGCAAACCATGGAACACCTGCGCGAGCGCGTGCGCGAATTCGAGCGCCGCTGGCACTTGTTGCAGGAACAGTGA